A stretch of Coccidioides posadasii str. Silveira chromosome 2, complete sequence DNA encodes these proteins:
- the TYR1 gene encoding prephenate dehydrogenase (NADP(+)) (BUSCO:190183at4751~EggNog:ENOG410PGS8~COG:E~BUSCO:6907at33183) — protein MAGHTSHPRSIGIIGMGDMGRMYAQRLSQAGWSINACDKPTNYDTLRQEFISHTNINILPNGHLVSRVSDYIIYSVEAEAINKIVAEYGPSTKVGAIVGGQTSCKAPELAAFENHLPGDVEIISVHSLHGPNVNPKGQPLVLIQHRASDESLRFVESVFASFESKYVYLTGERHDRITADTQAVTHAAFLSMGTAWQANNQFPWEISRYVGGIENVKINITLRIYSNKWHVYAGLAILNPAAKRQIRQYAESVTELFKLMLGGHRDELKRRVKAARAAVFRSDAVKQNLLLEDEVLDRFSLSRGLTEKTPNNHLSLLAIVDCWWKLGIVPYDHMICSTPLFRLWLGVTEYLFRKEDLLDEVLDIAIDDNTFRSDDLEFTFAARAWSDCVSFGDFESYRDRFERIQNYFAPRFPEAVRLGNEMMKTILEKTEKPDIPLAARQKVPQ, from the exons ATGGCGGGCCATACTTCTCACCCAAGATCCATTGGGATCATTGGGATGGGTGATATGGGAAGGATGTATGCTCAGCGCTTGAGCCAAGCGGGTTGGAG CATTAATGCCTGCGACAAACCTACCAATTATGACACACTGAGGCAAGAATTCATATCCCAT ACAAATATCAATATATTACCCAACGGACATTTGGTCTCCAGAGTTAGCGACTACATTATCTACAGTGTAGAGGCAGAAGCCATCAACAAAATTGTGGCGGAGTATGGCCCAT CAACCAAAGTTGGCGCGATTGTTGGTGGTCAAACTTCCTGCAAAGCCCCAGAGCTGGCTGCTTTTGAGAACCATCTTCCTGGGGACGTGGAGATTATTTCGGTTCATTCCCTACATGGACCGAACGTGAACCCTAAAGGACAGCCGTTG GTCTTGATTCAGCACAGAGCCTCTGACGAGAGCCTCAGGTTTGTTGAAAGTGTGTTTGCGTCTTTCGAATCCAAATACGTTTACCTCACCGGGGAGAGGCATGATCGAATCACAGCGGACACTCAGGCCGTGACGCATGCTGCATTTTTGAGTATGGGAACTGCGTGGCAAGCCAATAACCAATTCCCGTGGGAGATATCTCGATATGTGGGTGGAATTGAAAACGTCAAAATTAATATCACATTACGCATCTACTCGAATAAGTGGCATGTCTATGCTGGACTTGCGATATTGAACCCTGCTGCCAAAAGACAGATCCGTCAGTATGCAGAATCAGTGACCGAACTATTCAAATTGATGTTAGGCGGCCATCGTGATGAGCTTAAGCGCAGAGTCAAGGCTGCCAGGGCGGCTGTATTCAGGTCTGATGCAGTGAAACAAAATTTACTGCTAGAAGATGAAGTGCTTGACCGGTTCTCCCTGTCCCGGGGGCTGACAGAGAAGACGCCGAATAACCATCTCAGTCTCCTGGCAATTGTTGACTGTTGGTGGAAATTAGGAATTGTTCCCTACGACCATATGATCTGTTCAACTCCA CTCTTCCGGCTTTGGCTTGGGGTGACGGAGTATTTATTTCGAAAAGAGGACCTGTTAGATGAAGTCCTCGATATTGCCATTGATGACAATACGTTCCGGTCCGACGATCTCGAGTTTACATTTGCCGCTCGA GCATGGTCTGACTGCGTTTCGTTCGGCGACTTTGAATCTTATCGAGATCGTTTCGAGAGAATACAAAACTACTTTGCACCTCGGTTCCCCGAAGCTGTCAGACTTGGAAATGAGATGATGAAAACGATCCTGGAGAAAACGGAGAAACCAGACATCCCACTCGCTGCACGTCAAAAAGTGCCGCAATAA